In Methanothermus fervidus DSM 2088, a single genomic region encodes these proteins:
- a CDS encoding pyruvate/ketoisovalerate oxidoreductase, gamma subunit (COGs: COG1014 Pyruvate:ferredoxin oxidoreductase and related 2-oxoacid:ferredoxin oxidoreductase gamma subunit~InterPro IPR002869: IPR019752: IPR011894~KEGG: mth:MTH1740 pyruvate ferredoxin oxidoreductase subunit gamma/delta~PFAM: Pyruvate/ketoisovalerate oxidoreductase~SPTR: O27772 Pyruvate synthase subunit porC~TIGRFAM: pyruvate/ketoisovalerate oxidoreductase, gamma subunit~PFAM: Pyruvate ferredoxin/flavodoxin oxidoreductase~TIGRFAM: 2-oxoacid:acceptor oxidoreductase, gamma subunit, pyruvate/2-ketoisovalerate family), with amino-acid sequence MIEIRFHGRGGQGAVTAAEILAKAAFYDGKYSQAFPFFGVERRGAPVLAFVRIDNKPIRIRYQVYKPNYVIVLDDKLVESVDVFKGLHEPAVVVINSKNEIKKEGVKIYSVDATNIALETLGSPIVNTAMLGAFVGATKIIKLDSLIKAIKNSFKDKIGEKNAKAAVKGYESVVG; translated from the coding sequence ATGATCGAAATTAGATTCCATGGACGAGGAGGTCAGGGGGCTGTCACTGCTGCCGAAATTTTAGCAAAGGCTGCATTTTACGATGGTAAATATTCCCAGGCATTTCCGTTTTTTGGTGTAGAGAGGAGAGGCGCACCTGTGTTGGCTTTTGTTAGAATTGATAATAAACCCATAAGAATAAGATATCAAGTTTACAAGCCTAATTATGTGATTGTTTTAGATGATAAATTAGTTGAAAGTGTAGATGTATTTAAAGGTTTACATGAACCTGCTGTTGTGGTTATAAATTCTAAAAATGAAATTAAAAAAGAAGGTGTTAAAATTTATTCTGTAGATGCTACAAATATAGCTTTAGAAACTCTTGGCAGCCCCATAGTTAATACTGCAATGTTAGGTGCATTTGTAGGTGCAACAAAAATAATAAAACTTGATTCCCTCATAAAAGCGATTAAAAATAGTTTTAAAGATAAAATAGGAGAAAAAAATGCTAAAGCAGCTGTAAAAGGCTATGAGAGCGTTGTAGGGTGA
- a CDS encoding conserved hypothetical protein (COGs: COG4033 conserved hypothetical protein~InterPro IPR012031~KEGG: mth:MTH776 hypothetical protein~PFAM: conserved hypothetical protein~SPTR: O26870 Conserved protein~PFAM: Domain of unknown function (DUF1894)) → MSTCIELYLREVEHEIHLRNAKFKDCAEFIKKKAAKVLCVNPGEKILGTRLIGIPPIPIGIDEKNKRIMIPYTKPCYGTFVIELPVDRKELENIKKVGRKC, encoded by the coding sequence ATGTCTACATGTATAGAATTATATTTAAGAGAAGTAGAACATGAAATACATTTAAGAAATGCAAAATTTAAAGATTGTGCTGAATTTATCAAGAAAAAAGCTGCTAAGGTATTATGTGTCAATCCTGGTGAGAAAATTTTGGGAACAAGACTTATAGGTATACCACCTATTCCTATAGGCATAGATGAAAAAAATAAAAGAATAATGATACCTTATACAAAACCTTGTTATGGTACATTTGTTATTGAATTACCTGTTGATAGAAAAGAATTAGAAAATATTAAGAAAGTTGGGAGAAAATGTTAA
- a CDS encoding conserved hypothetical protein (COGs: COG4081 conserved hypothetical protein~InterPro IPR012033~KEGG: mth:MTH777 hypothetical protein~PFAM: conserved hypothetical protein~SPTR: O26871 Conserved protein~PFAM: Domain of unknown function (DUF1890)) — MKVLIMLGCPEYPIQTPLTIYTSYLLKIKNCKVSIAGNPAALNLVKISDPERRYIDKLLNIDSHEIEKNKWDYLIGFISNDASATYFITFNEILNVGSLSIVFNEDKKELKELVETIKHNTNSKIIQARARHNPKPLVKKIDAFMDEWME; from the coding sequence ATGAAAGTATTAATTATGCTTGGATGTCCTGAATATCCAATACAAACACCACTGACAATTTATACATCTTATTTATTAAAAATTAAAAATTGTAAGGTAAGCATTGCTGGAAATCCTGCAGCATTAAATTTAGTAAAAATTTCAGATCCTGAGAGAAGATATATAGATAAATTGTTAAACATTGATAGTCATGAAATTGAGAAAAATAAATGGGATTATTTAATAGGTTTTATTTCAAATGATGCATCTGCTACTTATTTTATAACTTTTAATGAAATATTAAATGTTGGATCTTTGTCTATTGTTTTTAATGAAGATAAAAAAGAATTAAAAGAATTGGTTGAAACAATAAAACATAATACAAACTCTAAAATAATTCAGGCAAGAGCCCGTCATAACCCCAAACCCTTAGTAAAAAAAATTGATGCATTCATGGACGAATGGATGGAGTAA
- a CDS encoding pyruvate ferredoxin oxidoreductase, delta subunit (COGs: COG1144 Pyruvate:ferredoxin oxidoreductase and related 2-oxoacid:ferredoxin oxidoreductase delta subunit~InterPro IPR017896: IPR017900: IPR001450: IPR011898~KEGG: mth:MTH1740 pyruvate ferredoxin oxidoreductase subunit gamma/delta~PFAM: 4Fe-4S ferredoxin iron-sulfur binding domain protein~SPTR: P56815 Pyruvate synthase subunit porD~TIGRFAM: pyruvate ferredoxin/flavodoxin oxidoreductase, delta subunit~PFAM: 4Fe-4S binding domain~TIGRFAM: 2-oxoacid:acceptor oxidoreductase, delta subunit, pyruvate/2-ketoisovalerate family), with protein MKFIGVIVDKPGSTIKNKTGSWRVFKPILNKKKCIKCNTCILFCPEGCIDENHEINYDYCKGCGICEEECPVNAIKTVKE; from the coding sequence GTGAAATTTATAGGAGTGATAGTTGATAAACCAGGAAGCACGATAAAAAATAAAACAGGTTCTTGGAGAGTGTTTAAACCAATTTTGAATAAAAAGAAGTGTATAAAATGTAACACATGTATATTGTTCTGTCCTGAAGGTTGTATAGATGAAAATCATGAAATCAACTATGATTATTGTAAAGGATGTGGAATATGTGAAGAAGAATGTCCTGTAAATGCTATAAAAACTGTAAAGGAGTAG
- a CDS encoding methionine synthase (B12-independent) (COGs: COG0620 Methionine synthase II (cobalamin-independent)~InterPro IPR002629~KEGG: mth:MTH775 methionine synthase~PFAM: Methionine synthase vitamin-B12 independent~SPTR: O26869 Probable methylcobalamin:homocysteine methyltransferase~PFAM: Cobalamin-independent synthase, Catalytic domain), protein MLTTVVGSYPPYPRGPTSLIEKIQDIFGMYDKYKPAIELAVVDQIKAGIDIISDGQVRGNMIEIFAKKIPGMDFVNGSAIVYGKILPPKNPITVEDVKFAIKLKNKIKKNVKVKGIITGPCTLAYSSKIEGFYKSKENLMFDIAEALKVEAKFLEKLDIAMIQIDEPILSTGIVNIKTAKKVIETITDEVSIPISLHVCGSIVDIFEKLLEFNVDIIDCEFAGTKENLNILEDVDLKGKKIGFGCVNTKTNKVESVEEIKKRILKGIELIGKENMVIDPDCGLRNLKRESAFNKLKNMVRAAHAISN, encoded by the coding sequence ATGTTAACAACTGTAGTTGGTAGTTATCCTCCATATCCGAGGGGTCCTACTTCATTAATCGAAAAGATACAGGACATTTTTGGCATGTACGATAAATATAAACCCGCTATTGAGTTAGCTGTTGTTGATCAAATAAAAGCAGGTATTGATATAATTTCAGATGGCCAAGTTAGAGGAAATATGATAGAAATATTTGCCAAAAAAATTCCTGGCATGGATTTTGTAAATGGTAGTGCAATAGTATACGGAAAAATACTGCCTCCAAAAAATCCTATAACTGTCGAGGATGTAAAATTTGCTATTAAACTTAAAAATAAAATCAAAAAAAATGTTAAAGTAAAAGGTATAATTACTGGCCCGTGTACTCTTGCCTATTCATCAAAAATAGAAGGTTTTTATAAATCAAAAGAAAATTTGATGTTTGATATTGCTGAAGCTCTAAAAGTAGAAGCAAAATTCTTAGAAAAGTTAGATATAGCAATGATTCAAATAGATGAACCAATTTTATCTACAGGAATTGTAAATATAAAAACTGCAAAAAAAGTTATAGAAACAATAACTGATGAAGTTTCTATACCGATTTCATTGCATGTTTGTGGATCAATTGTTGACATATTTGAGAAGTTATTAGAATTTAATGTGGACATAATTGATTGTGAATTTGCAGGTACAAAAGAAAATTTAAATATATTGGAAGATGTAGATTTAAAAGGAAAAAAGATAGGATTTGGGTGTGTAAATACAAAAACAAATAAAGTCGAAAGTGTAGAAGAAATTAAAAAAAGAATTTTAAAAGGTATAGAATTAATTGGTAAAGAGAACATGGTCATTGACCCTGATTGTGGATTAAGAAACCTAAAAAGAGAGTCTGCATTCAATAAATTAAAAAATATGGTGAGAGCTGCACATGCCATATCTAATTAA
- a CDS encoding conserved hypothetical protein (KEGG: mth:MTH778 hypothetical protein~SPTR: O26872 Putative uncharacterized protein), translating into MPLIAQNHFQLILEVAIILYAGAIFLINLTPITLSTVFLVALFLAVVLTILFGIDVLLMILYFGQHEFTHPYGPIALAVIITSLAGLKIMDRLNIETSKLRELIYLLIIGITIFGGMIHRSFLVLWFLGLFIGMFIISKSFGGKSIITPRKVLSFTTIALAMFMLLELLSRIFKMPILSPLLRIGRIENYALPSVQFVLKNMGLIGHNPSTSYWGEFSSGFADGYITLPITLIVKFGLPYPIFYGVLVNEKDTIDYMLPGIFGWGYDFGFLVLIFFLLWFVSVTYLGLRLLKIYKKKREGGIKRYLGREILLIGVLTAFVSQGLVGIFLINRSINESALLTFIFLSSLIVGQVIKVDEK; encoded by the coding sequence TTGCCATTAATTGCACAAAATCATTTTCAGTTAATTTTAGAAGTAGCCATCATACTTTATGCTGGGGCAATATTTCTCATTAATTTAACACCTATAACATTGTCAACAGTCTTCCTTGTAGCACTGTTTCTTGCAGTAGTTTTAACAATATTGTTTGGAATCGATGTACTCCTGATGATTTTATATTTTGGACAACATGAATTTACACATCCTTATGGTCCTATAGCACTTGCAGTTATAATTACAAGTTTAGCTGGTTTAAAAATAATGGATAGACTCAATATAGAAACTTCAAAACTTAGAGAACTCATTTATTTATTGATAATAGGTATTACAATTTTTGGTGGAATGATACATAGATCATTTCTTGTGCTTTGGTTTTTAGGATTGTTTATAGGGATGTTTATCATATCTAAATCATTTGGAGGAAAAAGTATAATAACTCCTCGTAAAGTATTAAGTTTTACAACTATCGCACTAGCCATGTTTATGCTCCTAGAATTGTTATCACGTATATTTAAAATGCCAATTTTAAGTCCTCTGCTTAGAATAGGAAGAATAGAAAATTATGCATTGCCTAGTGTGCAATTTGTACTTAAAAATATGGGTTTAATAGGTCATAATCCATCAACTTCCTATTGGGGAGAATTTTCCTCTGGATTTGCTGATGGTTATATTACATTACCTATTACATTAATAGTCAAATTTGGTTTACCTTATCCAATTTTTTATGGCGTTTTGGTCAATGAAAAAGATACAATAGATTATATGCTACCAGGTATCTTTGGATGGGGATATGACTTCGGATTTTTAGTATTAATTTTCTTCCTCCTATGGTTTGTCTCTGTTACATACTTAGGTCTAAGACTACTCAAAATTTATAAGAAAAAACGTGAGGGTGGAATAAAAAGATATCTTGGTAGAGAGATATTACTTATAGGTGTTTTAACGGCCTTTGTTTCACAAGGTCTTGTAGGAATTTTCTTAATAAATAGATCAATTAATGAATCAGCCCTTTTAACTTTCATATTTTTAAGTTCACTTATAGTAGGACAAGTTATAAAGGTTGATGAGAAATGA